In Streptomyces sp. NBC_00569, a single genomic region encodes these proteins:
- a CDS encoding phospholipase D-like domain-containing protein codes for MFTLITALAVTVLALTPADAAVKKAKDPLSCESRTFTSTPGPRFNDPEDPAAQMKVMGPIIDSINSASCGQTIRVAMYSMSNGQPGPDFANALIAAHQRGVIVKALMDAHSDNAIWQSMVTELGNDPQASSFAAMCPGGCLTHFDGSALHAKYYMLSGGSDANRTVTVSSANPTGAQANTAWNSSATVKGNVELYNSYVSYFTAMAKGAINGPGPLAPDYYDSTNGTAARKLSPPSYQWPKARSRSDTWVDFLNNIKAPATINIAMFQWTSHGEPGDQNYLELPKKLVSLAGTGVKIHILITAAQVDDSVQSYLKNRANIDVHDTTRGTDANGNALHYTHDKYMMVSGNYAGTANSRVVFVGSSNWTSNGIWHNDESDLKLVGQSSYDPFMTDWQNQYDRCCGTATRQLGAEQRAEKTAREIPIDPRQLQE; via the coding sequence ATGTTCACGTTAATCACCGCACTGGCCGTCACGGTGCTGGCGCTGACACCGGCGGACGCCGCGGTCAAGAAGGCCAAGGACCCGCTCAGTTGCGAGTCCCGGACCTTCACCTCCACCCCGGGCCCGCGCTTCAACGACCCGGAAGACCCCGCCGCCCAGATGAAGGTCATGGGCCCGATCATCGATTCGATCAACAGTGCCAGCTGCGGGCAGACCATCCGCGTCGCCATGTACTCGATGAGCAACGGACAGCCGGGCCCGGACTTCGCCAACGCTCTGATCGCCGCGCACCAGCGCGGCGTCATCGTCAAGGCGCTGATGGACGCTCACAGCGACAACGCGATCTGGCAGTCGATGGTCACCGAGTTGGGCAACGACCCGCAGGCCTCCAGCTTCGCCGCGATGTGCCCGGGCGGTTGCCTGACCCACTTCGACGGCTCCGCCCTGCACGCGAAGTACTACATGCTCAGCGGCGGGTCCGACGCGAACAGGACGGTGACCGTCAGCAGCGCCAACCCCACCGGTGCCCAGGCCAACACCGCGTGGAACAGCAGCGCCACCGTCAAGGGCAACGTCGAGCTGTACAACTCCTACGTCAGCTACTTCACCGCCATGGCCAAGGGAGCGATCAACGGCCCGGGCCCGCTCGCACCCGACTACTACGACTCCACCAACGGCACGGCGGCCAGGAAACTGTCCCCGCCCTCCTACCAGTGGCCCAAGGCCCGCAGCAGAAGCGACACCTGGGTCGACTTCCTGAACAACATCAAGGCGCCGGCCACGATCAACATCGCCATGTTCCAGTGGACCTCTCACGGGGAGCCGGGCGACCAGAACTATCTGGAGCTGCCGAAGAAGCTGGTGAGCCTGGCAGGAACCGGCGTCAAGATCCACATTCTCATCACCGCCGCCCAGGTCGATGACAGCGTGCAGAGCTACCTGAAGAACCGTGCCAACATCGACGTGCACGACACCACCCGCGGCACCGACGCGAACGGCAACGCTCTGCATTACACGCACGACAAGTACATGATGGTCAGCGGCAATTACGCGGGTACAGCCAACTCCAGGGTCGTGTTCGTCGGCTCCTCGAACTGGACGAGCAACGGCATCTGGCACAACGACGAGTCGGACCTGAAGCTGGTCGGACAGTCCAGCTACGACCCGTTCATGACGGACTGGCAGAACCAGTACGACCGCTGCTGCGGAACCGCGACGCGACAGCTGGGCGCCGAGCAGCGCGCCGAGAAGACGGCACGAGAGATTCCGATCGATCCGAGGCAGCTCCAGGAATAG
- a CDS encoding IS5 family transposase (programmed frameshift), with product MTERLVPDGLWELFQRVVPEAPTRPQGGGRRRHGDREVLAAIVFVATTGCTWSQVPPVFGPSGATAHRRFMEWSRQRVWAKLHRLVLDELGARGDLDWSRCAIDSVNMRALKGDLTGPNPVDRGKYGSKIHLITERTGLPLSVGISGANLHDSQALEPLVRGIPPIRSRRGPRRRRPAKLHADKAYDNRHLRQWLRLRHITPRIARKGVETSQKLGRHQWTIERTMAWLAGCRRLHRRYERRAIHFLAFTSIACTLICYRRLTN from the exons CTGACTGAGCGTCTGGTCCCTGACGGGTTGTGGGAGTTGTTCCAGCGGGTGGTGCCAGAGGCGCCGACGCGTCCGCAAGGAGGTGGTCGGCGCCGTCATGGTGACCGTGAGGTGTTGGCGGCCATTGTCTTCGTGGCCACGACCGGTTGTACGTGGTCGCAGGTCCCGCCCGTGTTCGGGCCGTCCGGGGCCACGGCTCACCGCCGGTTCATGGAGTGGAGCCGACAACGGGTCTGGGCGAAACTGCATCGCCTGGTCCTAGACGAGCTGGGGGCTCGAGGCGACCTGGACTGGTCGCGATGCGCGATCGACTCGGTGAACATGCGCGCCCTG AAAGGGGATCTGACGGGTCCGAATCCTGTAGATCGGGGCAAGTATGGCTCGAAGATCCACTTGATCACTGAGCGGACTGGACTTCCGCTTTCCGTCGGCATCTCCGGCGCCAACCTCCACGACAGCCAGGCCCTCGAACCACTCGTGCGCGGCATCCCACCGATCAGATCCCGGCGCGGTCCACGCCGCCGACGCCCCGCCAAGCTTCACGCCGACAAGGCCTACGATAACCGTCACCTGCGGCAATGGCTCCGCCTACGCCACATCACACCCCGCATCGCCCGCAAGGGAGTTGAGACGTCACAGAAGCTGGGGCGCCACCAGTGGACCATCGAACGCACCATGGCCTGGCTCGCCGGCTGCCGACGTCTCCACCGTCGCTACGAGCGGCGGGCCATCCACTTCCTGGCCTTCACCAGCATCGCCTGCACCCTCATCTGCTACCGCAGACTCACCAATTGA